The following coding sequences are from one Hydra vulgaris chromosome 04, alternate assembly HydraT2T_AEP window:
- the LOC136078925 gene encoding uncharacterized protein LOC136078925: protein MIPELRHLKYEKRLEILDITTLETRRLRGDLIQQIKIFKGIEKIDIKQNQAMNSISSSGPASNLRGAKHRLKSELVRNCMKKQYFFSNRVVYGWNSLPAEVVQSIRLNSFKSKLQLVD, encoded by the coding sequence ATGATACCGGAACTAAGACATCTTAAATAcgaaaaaagattagaaatttTGGATATAACAACTTTAGAGACTCGGCGGCTAAGAGGTGACTTGATCCAGCAAATCAAGATATTTAAAGGCATTGAAAAGattgatattaaacaaaatcaagcAATGAACTCTATTAGCTCATCAGGTCCAGCATCTAACCTAAGAGGAGCAAAACATAGATTGAAATCTGAATTGGTTAGAAATTGTATGAAAAAGCAATACTTTTTCAGTAATAGAGTCGTATATGGATGGAATAGTCTACCAGCAGAAGTTGTTCAATCAATTAGACTTAACAGctttaaatcaaaattgcaATTGGTCGATTAA